Proteins from one Malania oleifera isolate guangnan ecotype guangnan chromosome 4, ASM2987363v1, whole genome shotgun sequence genomic window:
- the LOC131153268 gene encoding GCN5-related N-acetyltransferase 1, chloroplastic, with protein MLLRGTISAPPLPPSLRLRAPNHHPPNLTVINKFSITDDELQSRGFNLRRSISDLNLAHLNSVFVAVGFPKRDPEKIRVALEHTDTLLWVEYSKTRKPVAFARATGDGVFNAIIWDVVVDPSFQGIGLGKAVMERMVNELLRKGITNIALYSEPRVLGFYRPLGFVADPDGIRGMVYSRKQKKKKYF; from the coding sequence ATGCTTCTACGTGGCACCATCTCCGCTCCTCCTCTCCCTCCATCGCTACGCCTGAGAGCACCGAATCACCACCCTCCAAACCTCACCGTCATCAACAAGTTCTCAATAACCGACGATGAGCTCCAGTCTCGAGGATTCAATCTCCGCCGTTCGATCTCCGACCTCAACCTGGCCCACCTCAACTCCGTGTTCGTGGCCGTCGGATTTCCGAAGCGGGACCCGGAGAAGATCCGGGTGGCGCTGGAGCACACCGACACCCTCCTGTGGGTCGAGTACAGCAAGACCCGGAAGCCCGTCGCGTTTGCTAGGGCGACGGGTGACGGCGTCTTCAACGCCATCATATGGGATGTGGTCGTTGACCCCTCCTTCCAAGGGATTGGCCTGGGGAAGGCCGTGATGGAGAGGATGGTGAACGAACTGTTACGGAAGGGCATCACCAACATTGCTCTGTATTCGGAGCCCCGGGTCCTCGGGTTCTACAGGCCTCTCGGCTTTGTTGCGGACCCGGACGGGATCCGAGGAATGGTCTACTCCAGAaaacagaagaagaaaaaatatttttga